TGCCGGTAATAATAAAACTTGTCGTTAAGATTTTCCCGTTCCGTACTGTCCTGCACTTCCTCAAATGAGGTTAGCCTGGAATCCGCAGCCGTCATCGCCTTGTAGTCCTTATCGTAAATAATGACTGGGTTGCCAAGGAGCTCCTCCAGAACCCGGGCTATCCCGTCCAGCCCTTCTCCCGCAATAACTAGCTCCGTGAAATGATCCTGTACTTGTTTGTAATACTGAAGCTTGGAAACCTCTTTGTTGAACAATTCCGCCATGACCGGGTACATAACATCGATGAAACGGACTTCCTTGCCCAGCTCGATAACCGGCAGTCCGAATTCATCTCCGGCTTGAATAATTTCCCGGGGGATTTCTTCAACCACCCTGCCTGTTTTGATAATCAGAGCGCTGACACCCTTTTGCGCCATTTTTCCAATGTAATCACGAAGTGAGCTGAGTTCAAGCCGGACATTGTAAAGGCTGGTCAATAGTATTTCCCCGCCGGAAACCCAGTCGACAATATCCGGGACTTCAATAATGGTAATCCCTTTTACCACATTATTGCTGCCCTGCTTCCCCGCTAACAGCTTAGCATCCCGCAGCGCCCCCATTGCCAGGACATCTGCAACAGTTATTTCCATTCTTTACCCCCCAAGCAAGTCTAATTTATCTTTCATCGCCAAATATGAAACAAAAACTATATCCAAGCTGGATAAAGGTTGTGCCACCATTTTATAGTACAATATTTTTATAGTCAAAAAAAATCTCACTAAAAATTAAACGTATTATGAAATGAGGTACAGCTATGACCAATAAAATCCTTAAGGTCCAAACCTTAACCAAGGAAGCCTTTGCTCCTTTCGGACATGTCCTGATGCTTAATCCCGGACAGCCCCTCATTAAACCGGACCCCCCCCAGTTTACGGACCGCATGCCCTTCGCTGTTGATGAAGGGGAAGCGGAATTTGTTTACGCCCTTTTAGAACGGCGGGACTTTAAATTCACCAATATGGAACGGCACCTGAAAGTGACCCAAGGCTTTTTCCCGATTATGGGCGGACCGGCCATTATCACCGTAGCTCCGGCTACCCAAGCCGATGATCCCGAGTCCTTGCCGGCTGTGGATTCTGTCCAGGCTTTTCTCCTGGAAAGCTATACCGCTTTTGTCCTCAAGCGCGGGGTCTGGCACGGCATGATCTTTCCTCTTGAAGAAAAGTTCGCTTACATTCTAGCCACCCGCAAACAAACCACCGACGAATCCCTCGCCCCTCTCTATGACGGTGATGTTCAAATCCGCGACCTGAAAACAACCTTTGAACTCCTGCTCTAGGCAGATCATGCCTTACCTTTACCCAGTTCCATAGCCTCCCCTGGCTGTCTGTACCCAGCGGCCAGGGGAGCTGCTTTTATATTCATCCTCACTGCTGCGTAAGAAGAAAAAACGCCCTGAAACATTTTCCAAACAGTTTCAGGGCGTTTTTTTGTTATATTTTAGGAAATCAATTAGCCAGTTTTAAGACGGAATGAAAGAGAACATTAGTCCCCGCCGCACAATCATCCTGGTCGCTCCACTCGTCAGGATGATGACTTACCCCATTCTTTGAGCGGACAAAGATCATGCCGATGGGACAGAGCTGGATAACCTGCATGGCATCATGCCCCGCACCGCTGGGCAGCAAAAATTCTTTCAAGCAAAGTTCCCGGCAGCTCTCAAGGATTGAATTAATAATAGCTTCTGAACAAGGTGCCGGGGCAACCCGCTGCATATAATCCACCTGCAGCTGCAAACCTCTTCGGGCGCAAATCTCCTCCGCCTGGGTCAGAATAGTCTTCTCCAGCCGCTGCCCTACTTCCAGGTCAACATCCCGCAGGTCAACAGTGAATTCCACCCGTCCCGGTATGATATTAATCCCGCCGGGATAGGCCTGAATCCGCCCCACGGTTCCCACAGCACTCTGAGTCGCTTTAGTCTCTTTTTCAATAACACTGATAATCTCAGCTGCGCCCGCCATGGCGTCAAAACGCAGATTCATGGGCGTAGCCCCGGCGTGATCCGCATTCCCCGTCACCGTCACTAGCAGCCGCAGGGAGCTGGCAATTCCTGTGACAACGCCAACAGGGAGATTGGCACACTCCAGTACTTTCCCCTGCTCAATATGCAGCTCCAAATAAGCCTTGACTTCCTCGGGTTTGCGGGCAGCCTTGGCAAAATCCTGGGGATTCAGACTGCAGCCTTGCATAGCCTCAGCCAGGGTAACTCCGTCTTTATCCTTATACCCTAGGTTTTCAGACTCAAGAGTTCCTGACAGCCCCCTGCTGCCCAGCAAGCTGAAATTAAAGCGGCAGCCCTCTTCATCCCGGAATACACATACTTCAATGGGATGCTTAGTGACAATGCCCTTCTCATTCATAGTCTGCAATACTTCGATACCGCCAAGAACCCCTAAACTCCCATCAAAAACGCCGCCGTTAAACACTGAATCCAAATGAGAGCCGATGAGCAGGGCCGGAGCCTTAGGGTCTGTCCCTTCTCTTCGTCCGATGAGGTTGCCCACTTCATCTTCCCGAACAGCCAAACCGGCTTCCTTCATTAAAGCTCCTACCATGACAATAGCTTGCCGGTCTTCTTTAGTGAAAGCAATGCGGGAAATCCCCCCATCGGGATTCTTCCCAATCTTGCCCAAGTCCATTAAGTTCTTCCATAATCTCTCTTTGTTAATCATGCTCCACAACCTATATTAAGAATTAATGTGCCTGCCCCTTAGAGCTGGACATCCCGATTGCAATCCTTCGTATAAATGTACCAGGCGTTCTTCCGACCGGAACAATAAAAAGCCTGAGGAACATAAGGTCCAAACCAGATAAAATCCTCTGCTTTGACAGGCAGCCATTTATCGTCAATCAGGTAAACTCCTTCTCCATCAAGGAAGTAAAGCCCATGCTCCTGGAGATGAGTCTCTACGAAAGGATGACATCCTCCCGGCTCAAAAGTAAGGGTATGAAAATTAACATCAAAGCCTAAATCAGCAGGCAGGAGGTTTCTGATCCTGACGTTCTCCATTTCGTCGTAGGCTTCATTAGGCAGGTCGGCCAGGTTCCCGACAACAACTCTGGCTTCATAGCCTTCCAGCTGACGATACCTTTGTTTGTATAAGAGTATTCTCCAGACAGTTTCGGACTGGTTAGCCAGAGAAACGGCCTGGGATGCAGGTGCAAAGACATAGCCGTTGTCTGATAAGTCAAACTTCTGCTGCTCTACTTGAACAACTCCCTGTCCGCTGATGGAGAAAACAAAGGTTTCGATACCTTCCTCCTGAAAGGGCAGGGTTGTTCCTCCACCAGGCTGAATTTCCACAGTATAGAAAGCAAACTTAGCACCCATTTCCGGTGAAGCGATAACACTCACTTTACAGTTTTCCAGATTAGGAATGACATTGTTGACCCGCCCTTGAGGCGGAATAACTGCATACCGGCCATGTTTGATAATGGCACGGGTTGCTAATAGATCGTTGGGATAGCCCATAACTGCTCCTCCTTTTTCATTATAAAATAGATATCCATAAGTTAAGATAAAGATACAATGAATTTGGCGAAGATGCTCCTTGTCAAAAACGGCAAGGAATCATCCTTCTTAAATTATTGGGTATTTTCTGGCTTTTGTCTTTGGTCTAATAGGATAAAAAGAATTGCTGCTAATTAGCAATAATAGATAATGAAAAATGAAAATATTTAGTATATTCTTGATGTAACTTAAGATTCTTAAGCAATTTTCAATAACTTCATAAGAATTCAGTATTTTTTTATTTGGAGGTGACTCTTTTTAATAAATAAAGATTATGGTAAACATTCATTGCCTTCCCCACCAGAAAGACTTTAACATACCAAACTCAAGACAAGAAAGGGGACATGCAGGTGTATAATCTGGTTATTAAAAATGGAAAAATTGTAACAGCAGACAGAATATTTGAAGGTACTATTTGTGTTAAAGATGGCAAAATCGCTGCGATTATGGAAGCAGGCCTCCCCGCAGAGGCCCAGGAGACTATTGATGCCCAGGGCAGCTTTGTCTTCCCAGGGGGAATTGACAGCCACGCTCATTTAAACGATCCGGGCTATTGCTGGCGGGAAGACTTCGCTCATGGTACGGCAGCCGCGGGTGTGGGCGGTTTTACCACCATTGTTGACATGCCCCTGCAAAATGAGCCGGCCTTAACCAACGCTGAGATTTTTGACAAAAAAGAAGCCGCCGTTTCAGCAAACGCTTATGTCGATTATTGTTTCTGGGGCGGTCTGGTTGATTACAATCTAAACAACCTGCAGGAACTTGATGAAAAGGGTTGTGTCGCCTTTAAATCCTTTATCGGGCCGGTCTCTCCCGATTATGTGTCCTTAACCATCGGCCAGGCCAAAGAAGCCTTGGAAATTCTTAAAAAATCCGGCGCCCGGGCAGGCTTCCATTGTGAGGATTATTCCATTATTAAATGGGAAGAAGCCCGGGCACAGCGGAAGGAAACTAACGACTGGCAGGATTTCCTTAATTCCCGGCCGGTCATTGCCGAATTAATTGCCACCCAGAATATTATCGACCTGGCACGGGAACTGGATGCCAAAGTCCATATTTGTCATGTCAGTCACCCCAAAGTCGCCAAAATCATCCGATCAGCTCAGTTAGAAGGGGTAGATGTTACCGCCGAAACCTGCGGCCATTATCTTACCTTTACAGACCAGGATGTCCTTAAGAATGGCAGTCTGTTCAAATGTGCACCTCCTTTACGGGAGTGGTCCGCTGTTGAAGAAATGTGGGAGTATGTCAACAATGGCACCTTGTGCTGTGTGGGGTCCGATCACTCTCCCTGTGAACTGAGTGAAAAAAGCGAGGAAAAGCACGGCATCTTCGGCGCCTGGGGCGGCATCAGCGGCATTCAAAATGTCATGCAGGTTCTCTTCAGCGAAGGTGTGGTCAAGCGAGGCTACAGCCCCACATTGATTGCCCGTTCCTTAAGCGAAGGCCCGGCCAGAACCTTTGGCATCTACGGGCAAAAGGGCGCTATCCAAACAGGCTTTGATGCAGACCTGGTTATTCTGGATCCCCAGCGGCATTGGGAGATTACTCCAGATTCATTGTATTATAAAAATAAGATTTCTGCTTTTGTCGGTTTAAAAGGCCAGGGCTTACCCGTCTGTTCCATTGTCAGAGGCCAGGTTATAGCCCAGGATGGCAGCTTAGTCGGGCAAAAAGGCTTTGGGCAGCTGGTTAAAAAGCTAAAATAGACTCCCTTGCCCCCATAAAAGGCGAACCTTCAGAAAACAGGCACTGAAAAGTCTTATACTTTCTAAAGCAGTACAAGGGTATTAAGCTTAAAACCTTAAAGAGAAAGGTGACAACCGATGAGCAAACAATACGATCTTATTATCCGCAACGGGATTCTGGTTTGTCCCGAAGGCACAAAAAAAGCAGATATTGCCGTCTATGATGAAAAAATCGCCGAGATAGGACCCGAACTGGCCGGCGATGCCAAGGAGACCATCGACGCAAAGGGACACTATGTTTTTCCCGGTTTAACCGACGGCCACGTGCATTTCAATGACCCCGGCAGAACCGAGTGGGAAACCATCACAACGGGAAGCAGCGCTTTAGCAGCCGGCGGCGGAGTAGCCTATTTTGATATGCCCCTTAACTGCAGCCCCTGCACCCTGGATGCCAAGAATTTAAAAGCCAAGCTGGCCGTGGCCGAGAAAGACTCTTTAGTGGATTACGGGTTTTGGGGCGGTCTGACCCCCAAAAATCTGGATAACCTGGAAGAACTGGCGGAGTGCGGCGTGATCGGCTTTAAAGCCTTTTCCTGCCACAGCGGCATTGATGAATTTGAACGAATGGACGACTATACAGCCCTGGTGGGCATGGCCAAATTAGCCAAGCTGGGACTGCCTCTGATGGTTCATTGTGAAAATGCGGAAATCACCAAAGATTTAACCGCTCTGGCCTTGGCCAATAACCAAACAACGGTGCGGGATTATTTCGCCGCTCGCCCGCCGATTACGGAAATTGAAAATGTCTCCCGCATGATTTCCTTTGCCGAAGAAACCGGCTGCAAGCTGATTATTGCCCATATCAGCACCGCTAAAGGGGTTGAGCTGGTCACTGAAGCCCGGCGCAGAGGCGTGGACGTTTGCTGTGAAACTATCGGCCACTATTTAATTCTTACCGATGACGACGTGGAACGCTTGGGAACCGTAGCCAAATGCTCACCACCCATTCGCAGTCAGGAGAATCAAACCAAAATGTGGGGAAAACTCTTCAACGGTGAAATCGCCTTCGTTTCCTCCGACCATTCTCCTTGTGACCCCCAGCTCAAAAACGGCGAATTTTTAAAGGTATGGGGCGGCATCTCCGCTTGCCAAACCACCCTTTCCGGCCTGATCACTCATGCTCACCACCAGCGCCAGCTCCCTCTGGAGAACATTGCCAAGCTGACTTCCCAAAATGTCAACGAAATCTTCAAAATTCCCGGCAAAGGAAAACTGGCCGTTGGCTTCGACGCGGACTTCGCCCTGGTTGACTTAAAGGATGAATTTATCTTACAGGCCGAAGACCTGTTCTATAAACACCAGGTAAGCCCCTATGTCGGCGACCGTTTCCAAGGCAGAGTAAAGCAAACAATCCTCCGCGGAACAACAGTGTTCAAGGACGGCCAAATTGTCTCCAAGCCCATCGGCAAACATCTAAAGCCCAATATCTAAGAAATGATATGAAATAGACTCACTAAATTAACAAGGAGTTGGGTGCATCAATGTCAACAAATCCGGAAACTACAGCAACCATACCCCAACAAGCTGCGGGTGTGGATGAATCCCTCTATCCGAAATCTGAAGCGGAGAGAACCGTCGGGCCACTGCCCTATATGTTTATGTGGATCGGTGACGGCGTTAACCTGGGAAACATGACTCTCGGCGCCAGTTTGGTGGTTGCAGGAGTGGCAACTCTGAATCTTTTTCAAACCTTTGCCGCCGCGATTATCGCCATCGCCATTATCTCCACAGTTTTTGCCTTAAACGACCGCTTAGGCTACAGAACAGGCATCCCTTATGTTGTCCAGCTGAGAATGTCCTTCGGACTGAAAGGGTCCATCGTATCCTCGCTCCTGCGCGGTATTCCGGCTATTATCTGGTACGGTTTTCAAAGCTGGATTGGCGGTACGGCCTTAAATGAAATAGCTAAAATCGTCACCGGCGGTGCCTTTGACAATATTGCCGTCTGCTTTGTCCTCCTGCAAATCGTTCAAATTGGACTTTCCCTCTATGGCTTTCACGCCATTAAATGGGTGGAATCCCTGACCTCCTTAGTCATTATGCTGGCTCTTGTTTACGTCTTTAGTCTTCTCCTCACCTCTCATAGTGCCGTCATCGCTGAAAAATGGGTTCATGCCAAAGGTTCCTGGGGCCTGCCCTTCTTCGCCTTCATCATGATGTTTATGGGCAACTACGCCGCTATCTTTCTAAGCGCTGCCGACTATTCCCGGGAACTGAGATCCGGCATCAGTGACGGCAAACGCGGTTTCCTATACTTCCTTCCTATTTTAATTGCTTACGGCTTCGTACTGGCCATCGGTGCCATGCTGGCTTCCGCTACAGGCATTTCTAATCCCGTTAAAGCCTTCGCCATCGTCGTAGATAACTCTTATATTACCGTCTTCGTATCCGCCTTTATCGTCATGGGCGCTATCGCCGTCAACATGGTTGCCAATATTATTCCTCCCACTTATGTTATTACTCTGCTGACCAAATTAAAATATAAAGTTGCCGTTACCATAACGGGAATCCTCGCCTTAGGCTCCTTTCCTTGGGTCTTAGTACAAGATTCTTCCGCCAAAGGTCTGGGCATGTTTATCCTTATCTACTCCGCCTTTTTAGGTCCCATTGTCTCTATCTTATTAATCGAATACTATATATTAAGAAGGCAAAAGGTCAACATAGCAGACTTATACCAGGAGGATGGGCCATTTGCAGGTTATAATCCTGCTGCGGTACTGGCTATGCTCATCGGTGCCGGCGCCGCCTTCATGAAAGTTGAACTAGCCTGGATTATCGGGGTTGTCGTGGCAGGTATCGCCTATCTACTTTTAATGAAATTTGCCTTCAAAGATTCCAAGTTTAAAAAAGGCACTATCTTTGAGCAGTAAAACAGAAAATATTCCAGAAGGGGCTGTCTGGTAATGAGTGTCCTCAGACATTCATTATCAGACAGCCCTTTTCAGCACTTATACCCTCACCCCACAAAGCTTTGGGCAACCTTATTAAACAGCCTCTTACCACCGCTTTCATAACCGTACACAAAAACCAGCCCAAAAGAACGCTTATTAGCGCCTCTTGGGCTGGTTCTGCTTTATCTAAAAAACCTTAGGGCTTGTCTCCAGAAAATCCCAAACATTTGGTTAGGCAGTTGCTGTTACAAACTCATTTTTGAGTCCTATCTCAACTTTTATCGTCACTATCACATAAAAACTTGCGTCGGTATGCTTTCGGCGTCATCTTCATCTGCTGGACAAAGACGCGATTAAAATAGGAGGGATCAGTAAAACCGCATTCACTGGAAATGCGATAAGCGGGGTAATCCGTTGTTTCCAAAAGCTTGCAGGCATACTCGATCTTCAGTTTATTAACATAATCGATGTAGCTGACTCCCACTTCCTTTTTGAAGATCCGGCTGAAGTATTGGGGATTCAAAAAGACCTTGGAGGAGACTAATTGCAGGGGGAGTTTTTGTTTGAAATTATCGTGAATATAGTTCAGAGACTTCTCAATCAGATAAATCTGATCGGACTTTTCCTCCTCAATTTCTTCCTCATCATTTATTTTGCTGACTTCGGCAGCTGCCGCTAACAGCTCTCGAAAGGCCTGCTTGAAAACAGAGGGCTTAACGGGCTTCAGCATATACTCCAAAACACGCAGGCGAATGGCTTTTTGGGCATAGGAAAACTCTGAGCAGGCAGATAAAATCATCACGCAGACTTGGGGCAGAAACTTTTTGATTTCCTGAAGAGCCTGCAGTCCATCCATTTCAGGAATGAGGATATCCATGACAATAACATCAGGGCGATATTGTTTGGCCAGTTTGACTGCCTGAACCCCGCTTTCGCAGGTAATAAGCTTATCTTCAGGGAGAAGCTCTTCCGCCGCAATGGATTTGAGGAATTCCAATTCCAACAATTCATCTTCTACAATCAAAACTACACTCATCACGATCTCCTCGCATTGGGTTTGGTGGGGATTGAGATGGTGACGGTACTTCCGCTATAATCCGATTTTGTGATTTTCAAACCATAATCTTCTCCGAAATAGCGCTTTAAACGGTTGTCCGTACTGCGAAAACCAATTCCCAGTCTATTATCGGACTGCTGCAAACTTTCCAGGACTTCTTTGGGAAAGCCGTTCCCATTATCAATAATGGAGATATGAATGTCATCCTTATATTTTTCAGCCGTAATTTTAATCTTGCCCCCGTCCCTTTTAGGGGTAATTCCATGGATAAGGGCATTTTCAACAATAGGCTGAATGATCATATTGGGTATTCGATAGGTCTTAATGGGATCGGCGATGTCAATTTCATATTCAAGACGATTTTTAAAGCGTACTTTTTGTATAAATAAGTATTTCTCGATATTATCGATTTCTGCTCCAATAGTGTGGAGTTCATCCTCTTGTTTCAAATTGTAGCGCAATAAATCCGAAAGACAATAAATGAGTTCTTCCGTCGTATGGGATTTTTCAAAATAGGCAATGCGGGCAATAGAATTCAGGGTATTAAACAAGAAATGGGGATTAATGACCAAGGACATGTTTTTAGCCTCAAGATCAATAATCTTTTTTTCCAGCATTTCTTTTTCAATGGATAATCTTTCTATAGCTTTATCCGCTGTACTAATGCTTTGGGAGAGATCATAGCAAATATTCTGGGTAATATGATTGCAAATTTGCTCATGAATATCTATTTTATTTTCTTCAATGGTTTTTAGCGCGGCAATTGACTTGGCAATAAATTCCGGCTCAAGTTTTTTACTCTTAGCCATCTCCATGATATCAATCAGATATTTCTGATATTCGCTGTCTGCTGTATAAACCTGGGCTCCTACAGCATAACCTATAGTTTCATTGTTGACCTCCACCGGCAGAAGGATATTCACCAAGCCATACCGGCAGTTGAAGCGGTCGCACTTCCCCGGTTTTAATCTGGAGATATAATCCGTGCATATCCGGGTTTCATCCTCCTGGCAAATAAACTTGCAAAAGTCAGGTGACGGATTGAACTCCTGGACAATCTTGCCTGAAGTATCGATGAGCTGCAGGGAGATATTGGATAGGGATAATAGTCCGCTATAGCGAGAATACAGATTAGAATCCATTAAATCGTTTAATGTTTTTTCAGTCTTCTCCATGCTCTCGCCAACTTCCCTTCCATACAAATTCATTCATTCCTTATAATACACCCCTGATGGGTTTGTAATGGTAAACCTCCACACCTTTGCAGTACAGCACCAGCAAAGGATGAAAAAGTTTTTTAGGATTATATCAAGAAAAATTGGCTGATGCCAATTATTTTATAATACAACACCGTTTTATAAATGTAAATAAAGGCAAAGGCCAGAACCTCCGGAAGGAAGTTTGACCTTTGCCCAGTATTCAGCCAATAAGATTAAGC
This Desulfosporosinus orientis DSM 765 DNA region includes the following protein-coding sequences:
- a CDS encoding ureidoglycolate lyase, which codes for MTNKILKVQTLTKEAFAPFGHVLMLNPGQPLIKPDPPQFTDRMPFAVDEGEAEFVYALLERRDFKFTNMERHLKVTQGFFPIMGGPAIITVAPATQADDPESLPAVDSVQAFLLESYTAFVLKRGVWHGMIFPLEEKFAYILATRKQTTDESLAPLYDGDVQIRDLKTTFELLL
- a CDS encoding Zn-dependent hydrolase, producing MINKERLWKNLMDLGKIGKNPDGGISRIAFTKEDRQAIVMVGALMKEAGLAVREDEVGNLIGRREGTDPKAPALLIGSHLDSVFNGGVFDGSLGVLGGIEVLQTMNEKGIVTKHPIEVCVFRDEEGCRFNFSLLGSRGLSGTLESENLGYKDKDGVTLAEAMQGCSLNPQDFAKAARKPEEVKAYLELHIEQGKVLECANLPVGVVTGIASSLRLLVTVTGNADHAGATPMNLRFDAMAGAAEIISVIEKETKATQSAVGTVGRIQAYPGGINIIPGRVEFTVDLRDVDLEVGQRLEKTILTQAEEICARRGLQLQVDYMQRVAPAPCSEAIINSILESCRELCLKEFLLPSGAGHDAMQVIQLCPIGMIFVRSKNGVSHHPDEWSDQDDCAAGTNVLFHSVLKLAN
- the allE gene encoding (S)-ureidoglycine aminohydrolase, with product MGYPNDLLATRAIIKHGRYAVIPPQGRVNNVIPNLENCKVSVIASPEMGAKFAFYTVEIQPGGGTTLPFQEEGIETFVFSISGQGVVQVEQQKFDLSDNGYVFAPASQAVSLANQSETVWRILLYKQRYRQLEGYEARVVVGNLADLPNEAYDEMENVRIRNLLPADLGFDVNFHTLTFEPGGCHPFVETHLQEHGLYFLDGEGVYLIDDKWLPVKAEDFIWFGPYVPQAFYCSGRKNAWYIYTKDCNRDVQL
- the allB gene encoding allantoinase AllB, with the protein product MYNLVIKNGKIVTADRIFEGTICVKDGKIAAIMEAGLPAEAQETIDAQGSFVFPGGIDSHAHLNDPGYCWREDFAHGTAAAGVGGFTTIVDMPLQNEPALTNAEIFDKKEAAVSANAYVDYCFWGGLVDYNLNNLQELDEKGCVAFKSFIGPVSPDYVSLTIGQAKEALEILKKSGARAGFHCEDYSIIKWEEARAQRKETNDWQDFLNSRPVIAELIATQNIIDLARELDAKVHICHVSHPKVAKIIRSAQLEGVDVTAETCGHYLTFTDQDVLKNGSLFKCAPPLREWSAVEEMWEYVNNGTLCCVGSDHSPCELSEKSEEKHGIFGAWGGISGIQNVMQVLFSEGVVKRGYSPTLIARSLSEGPARTFGIYGQKGAIQTGFDADLVILDPQRHWEITPDSLYYKNKISAFVGLKGQGLPVCSIVRGQVIAQDGSLVGQKGFGQLVKKLK
- the allB gene encoding allantoinase AllB yields the protein MSKQYDLIIRNGILVCPEGTKKADIAVYDEKIAEIGPELAGDAKETIDAKGHYVFPGLTDGHVHFNDPGRTEWETITTGSSALAAGGGVAYFDMPLNCSPCTLDAKNLKAKLAVAEKDSLVDYGFWGGLTPKNLDNLEELAECGVIGFKAFSCHSGIDEFERMDDYTALVGMAKLAKLGLPLMVHCENAEITKDLTALALANNQTTVRDYFAARPPITEIENVSRMISFAEETGCKLIIAHISTAKGVELVTEARRRGVDVCCETIGHYLILTDDDVERLGTVAKCSPPIRSQENQTKMWGKLFNGEIAFVSSDHSPCDPQLKNGEFLKVWGGISACQTTLSGLITHAHHQRQLPLENIAKLTSQNVNEIFKIPGKGKLAVGFDADFALVDLKDEFILQAEDLFYKHQVSPYVGDRFQGRVKQTILRGTTVFKDGQIVSKPIGKHLKPNI
- a CDS encoding NCS1 family transporter, which gives rise to MSTNPETTATIPQQAAGVDESLYPKSEAERTVGPLPYMFMWIGDGVNLGNMTLGASLVVAGVATLNLFQTFAAAIIAIAIISTVFALNDRLGYRTGIPYVVQLRMSFGLKGSIVSSLLRGIPAIIWYGFQSWIGGTALNEIAKIVTGGAFDNIAVCFVLLQIVQIGLSLYGFHAIKWVESLTSLVIMLALVYVFSLLLTSHSAVIAEKWVHAKGSWGLPFFAFIMMFMGNYAAIFLSAADYSRELRSGISDGKRGFLYFLPILIAYGFVLAIGAMLASATGISNPVKAFAIVVDNSYITVFVSAFIVMGAIAVNMVANIIPPTYVITLLTKLKYKVAVTITGILALGSFPWVLVQDSSAKGLGMFILIYSAFLGPIVSILLIEYYILRRQKVNIADLYQEDGPFAGYNPAAVLAMLIGAGAAFMKVELAWIIGVVVAGIAYLLLMKFAFKDSKFKKGTIFEQ
- a CDS encoding response regulator transcription factor, which produces MSVVLIVEDELLELEFLKSIAAEELLPEDKLITCESGVQAVKLAKQYRPDVIVMDILIPEMDGLQALQEIKKFLPQVCVMILSACSEFSYAQKAIRLRVLEYMLKPVKPSVFKQAFRELLAAAAEVSKINDEEEIEEEKSDQIYLIEKSLNYIHDNFKQKLPLQLVSSKVFLNPQYFSRIFKKEVGVSYIDYVNKLKIEYACKLLETTDYPAYRISSECGFTDPSYFNRVFVQQMKMTPKAYRRKFLCDSDDKS
- a CDS encoding histidine kinase produces the protein MEKTEKTLNDLMDSNLYSRYSGLLSLSNISLQLIDTSGKIVQEFNPSPDFCKFICQEDETRICTDYISRLKPGKCDRFNCRYGLVNILLPVEVNNETIGYAVGAQVYTADSEYQKYLIDIMEMAKSKKLEPEFIAKSIAALKTIEENKIDIHEQICNHITQNICYDLSQSISTADKAIERLSIEKEMLEKKIIDLEAKNMSLVINPHFLFNTLNSIARIAYFEKSHTTEELIYCLSDLLRYNLKQEDELHTIGAEIDNIEKYLFIQKVRFKNRLEYEIDIADPIKTYRIPNMIIQPIVENALIHGITPKRDGGKIKITAEKYKDDIHISIIDNGNGFPKEVLESLQQSDNRLGIGFRSTDNRLKRYFGEDYGLKITKSDYSGSTVTISIPTKPNARRS